The Thermotoga sp. Ku-13t genomic sequence CTTCAAGCCGCCTGGTCCCACGGCGGTCAGCCTTCTTTTGTGTGTCAGTTCGGCGAGCGGGTTCACCTGTTCCATGAACTGCGAAAGAGGGCTGGTGGCGAAAAACTGATTGATACCTGCTATGATCGTTTTTATGTTGATCAGGCTCTGCACGGAGATCTTGTCGAGTGAGTTGTAAAGGGTGAGCCTCTCCTGAATGAGGCGCTGCGCTTTCGAGAAGGCCCTTTCGAATTCAAGCTTGATGAGTTCCCCAACCGTTCTCACTCTTTTGTTACCAAGATGGTCCTTGGTGTCCATTATCTCTGGATTTTTGCTCACTTCCAGCAAATATCTGGTGGCCAGAACTATGTCCAGCGGCGTGAGAACAAGATCGGCCGGATTGTACTCCATCTGTTCAGCTTCGGCTTCGCTCATCTTTTTGACCTGGACCAGGTACTTTCGGTAGGCTTGCTGGAGCTTGCGATTTATCTTGTAACGTCCAACCTGAGAAAGTTCGAACCTCTCCGGGGTGAAGTAAAGGCTATTGAGGTAAGCCTTTGCGGCGTTCACCCTTGGAATTTCGCCAGGTTTCAGTTTCCTGTAGATTTCCACGTACGCTTTGTTGGAATCCACCTCTCCATAAGTGCTGTTGAGTTTTTCCAGCGTTTTCTGTGCTGCCGGGTGTGCCCTGACAATGGTTGTGATCCTGGATTCCAGGATCGCTTTAGCGGCGTGTTCCGTGAGTACTCCGCCACGTTCGACGACCTTTTCACCGTTGATGCTCACATCTTCGAGTATGATCGAGCCAACGGCTTTCATCATCGTGTATTCATCATCTGCATCGATCTGTTCGGGGAAAAGATCGAGTATGTCCAGATCGTTCTCAAAACCGAGAGCCTTGAGCAGCAGAAAGAGGTTGATTCTCCTTTTTCTGTCTATTCGCGCGTAGAACATATCGTCCGCCGTGTTGTAAAGGATTTCGAGCCAGGCACCTCTCACGGGCAAGAAGTGGGCAACGTAAACAGGAGCCGCAGCTTGAGTTTTGGGTATCTCATCAACGAAGTAGACACCGGGCGCCCTCACGAGCTGGTTGACAACCACGCGCTCCGCACCGTTGATGATGAAGGTCCCATTTTCCGTCATGTACGGGATGGAGCCTAGGAACGCTTCCTCTTCCCTCATTTCTCCAGTGTTGACATCTACAATTCTGACGGTCGCGTATATCGGTACTTGGTAAGTCAATCCCTTCTGCTTGCATTCCTCTATCGTGGCGTTGGGTTCTCCAACACGCGTCGAAACGAACTCGAGTATGAAACCCTTCTCTCCTTTTCTCAGATCGCCTTTGTGGGGTTGCGACACTATTGGGGAGAACTTTTTCAGAATTTCCATCAAACCTTTTTCCAGAAATTCTCTGTAGGATTCAAGCTGGATGGCTATCAGATTCGGGACCCTCAGGGCATCAACAGTGCGACCGAACGTTAACCGTTCGCGTTTGCCATACACGACTGTTCGCATTTTATCACCTCGTCAGATCAACGGAGTGGAAACGCAGGGAAATGGATGAAGCCCGGGACGCAGACACGCCTAATTATCATAGCATAAAACAACCTATACCAGCAGAGCTGGTATAGGTTTGATACAATCTTTTTGCAATTGGGAAAATTCGTTCACATCACTTCAAAATGACCTCTGCACCGGCTTCTTCGAGCTTCTTCTTGATCTCCTCAGCCTCGTTCTTCGGGACACCGCTCTTGACCACTGCGTCGGGACTACCAGCTTTTTCGACGAGGTCCTTCGCCTCTTTCAGACCAAGGCCAGTGATTTCCCTAACGACCTTTATCACGTTGATCTTGTTGGCACCGTGGCTCTTCAAAATGACGTCGAACTCAGTCTTTTCCTCAGCGGCTGCTGCTTGGGCTGCTGGTGCTGCTCCAGCTGCTGGCGCTGCAACGGCTGCCACTGCAACGGGTGCTGCCGCAGTCACGCCGAACTTTTCTTCCAACGCCTTAACTAGTTGTGCCAACTCCGCTACTGTGAGTTTTTCAATCGCCTCTACGATCTGTTCCACTGTCATCCTCAAACACCTCCAACGCTTTCAGATTTCTTTTTCTCTTCAATCGCATTGAGAACGTACACAAGTTTTCTCAAAATACCACTCAGAGCGAACACCGTACCGTAAATTGGACCTTGCAGTCTGCCGACGACCATCGCGTACAGCTCTTTCCTGGTGGGCAGATTGGCCAGCTCCGCCGCCTGTTCGCTGCTGAACGGTTGGCGCTCGAGAAAACCACCTTTGAAGAAGTTCTCGAGCTTCTTTTCTTTCGCGAAATTCACCAGAAGTTTCAGCGCGTCTACGGGATCACCGTTCAGCAAGCAGAAAACTGCTGTTGGTCCTTTCAAGAATTTCTCGTACTGAGCTTCATCGTATTTTGCCGCAGCCAGAGCTATTGAAGCAAGGGAGTTTTTGACAACGGTCAGCTTGGCATCTTTTCCGAATTTCGAGCTGATCCTCCTGCGCAACTCCCTGAACATCGCAACGTCGAGACCAAAGAAGTTCACGAACACAAGCAGGTTTGCCTTCGGAAACACTTCTTTCAGGTTCTCCAGAATCTGCCGCTTCTTCTCCTTCGTTATCAACTGTTGCACCTCCTTTCAACAAAAAGGGTCTCTTATCACAAGAGACCCCCGCACAACCAAAGCGCTCACTTCCAGTTCGCCTCGGTAGGCGGGGACGACCCCTTTATGAACGTACCTACTTTCTTCGGCGATCCAGCGATTTTCCTTTTCAGAACGACTGTTCAGATTTTTGCAGCTTCCAGCTCAGAAAGGTTGAGTTTCACACCAACTCCCATCGTTGACGTCAGTACAGCCTTTCTGATGAACTGACCTTTGATGCCCGCAGGTCTCATGGCTGCTATTTGTTTATAAGCTGAGATGAGGTTCTCCTTGAGCTTTTGAGAATCGAAAGAACACTTACCGATGGGAAGATGGATCGAGCCTGTTTTGTCACTCCTGACTTCGACCCTTCCCATTTTGAACTCCTTCACCGCGGTTACAACATCGTCGGTGACGGTGTTCGATTTTGGAGATGGCATCAAACCGCGAGGTCCAAGGATTTTACCGAGCTTTCCAACTGATTTCATCATGTCTGGTGTTGCGATGGCCACGTCGAAATCCGTGAAACTCTCGTTGAGGATCTTTTCGACCAGTTCGTCTCCTCCGACGATATCTGCGCCGGCCTTTTTGGCTTCTTCGGCTTTTTCACCCTTGGCGAACACCAACACTCTCACCGTTCTTCCAGTCCCGTGCGGTAAGACCACCGTTCCTCGAACTTGCTGTTCGGGCCGTTTTGGATCTATGTTCGTCGCAAGGTGGAGCTCAACCGTTTCGTCGAATTTCGCCGTTGCGTTCTTCTTAACGAGCTCGATAGCTTCATCGATGCTGTAGAATTTCGTTCTGTCCACCCTTTGTCTTATTTCAAGGTACCTCTTGGAGTGTCTCGGCATAAAGCCTCCTCCTTTTCTTCATCAGTCAACTATTTCGATGCCCATGCTCTTTGCTGTACCTTCGATGATTCTTATAGCGGCCTCCAGATCGTTCGCTGTCAGGTCTGGCATTTTGATCTTCGCGATTTCTTCGATCTGCTTTCTCGTGACTTTTCCTACGATCTTCCTTTTTGGTTCTCCTGATCCAGACTCGATGTTTGCCGCCTTTTTGAGCAGGAAGGATGCTGGTGGTGTTTTGACAACGAAGCTGAAGGAACGATCCTCATAGACCGTCACTATGACTGGCAGAATCATACCAGCTTTGTCTGCCGTTTCTGCGTTGAACCTCTTGCAGAACTCCATTATGTTAACGCCACGCTGACCGAGCGCAGGTCCAACTGGTGGTGCAGGTGTGGCTTTACCTGCTGGTAACTGCAACCTCACCTGTGCTACGACTTTCTTAGCCATTCACGTTTCCCTCCTTTGTGGTTGCTGGG encodes the following:
- the rplA gene encoding 50S ribosomal protein L1 yields the protein MPRHSKRYLEIRQRVDRTKFYSIDEAIELVKKNATAKFDETVELHLATNIDPKRPEQQVRGTVVLPHGTGRTVRVLVFAKGEKAEEAKKAGADIVGGDELVEKILNESFTDFDVAIATPDMMKSVGKLGKILGPRGLMPSPKSNTVTDDVVTAVKEFKMGRVEVRSDKTGSIHLPIGKCSFDSQKLKENLISAYKQIAAMRPAGIKGQFIRKAVLTSTMGVGVKLNLSELEAAKI
- the rplJ gene encoding 50S ribosomal protein L10 → MITKEKKRQILENLKEVFPKANLLVFVNFFGLDVAMFRELRRRISSKFGKDAKLTVVKNSLASIALAAAKYDEAQYEKFLKGPTAVFCLLNGDPVDALKLLVNFAKEKKLENFFKGGFLERQPFSSEQAAELANLPTRKELYAMVVGRLQGPIYGTVFALSGILRKLVYVLNAIEEKKKSESVGGV
- the rplL gene encoding 50S ribosomal protein L7/L12, which codes for MTVEQIVEAIEKLTVAELAQLVKALEEKFGVTAAAPVAVAAVAAPAAGAAPAAQAAAAEEKTEFDVILKSHGANKINVIKVVREITGLGLKEAKDLVEKAGSPDAVVKSGVPKNEAEEIKKKLEEAGAEVILK
- the rplK gene encoding 50S ribosomal protein L11, with protein sequence MAKKVVAQVRLQLPAGKATPAPPVGPALGQRGVNIMEFCKRFNAETADKAGMILPVIVTVYEDRSFSFVVKTPPASFLLKKAANIESGSGEPKRKIVGKVTRKQIEEIAKIKMPDLTANDLEAAIRIIEGTAKSMGIEIVD